The genomic DNA CAATCAACTACTGCTGAGTTAGCTCAGCATCAAATTGCGGTTGCAGACATCGAGCAGAAATCACTGGGTTTAATCGCTGATTTACGTCTGGCACATGAAGAAGTAAGAAATCTATACTTTGATGCACTTGAGCAACAAGTGAATGTGACTGATGTAGACCTTACCGATAGCACTGTAAGTCAATGGGTTAATATTGCTGAGTTACGCGATATGTGGCTGCCTCCTTTTATTGAAGATAAAAGTTGGGAATTTCAAGGTAAACATCAGTGGACATTGATTGCGCCAGCGACTTACCAGGGCATCGCTCAGACGCATGATGGAGCTAAATCTCTAGTCTTGATTGCCGCGCATGAAGAACCTGAAATTTGGTTAGACCTGAATAATAACGCGGCGCCAATGATGGCATCAGATACGGTTATTTCTGATCAAATGCTAATTGATGCTAGCTGGATCCAAATTGCATTTGAACAATCAGGCTCTGCTCCTCACGGGCATTAATACGTCTTTTTGCTTTAAACATCGATACCCTTACTATCAGTGGTAACACAATGATAAAAACTAAATCATCAGTAATTTCTTTCAAAGCGCTTTCATTCAAACAATTTTCACTGAAAGCAGCCTCTCTCTTTATTCTTTCCTTATTTAGTTCATTTTCTTATGCAGCCGATAAGATCAATATCGGGATCACTCTTCAACCTTATTACAGCTACGTAAAAGCAGTTGTCGGTGATAAAGC from Photobacterium sanguinicancri includes the following:
- a CDS encoding DUF6162 family protein, yielding MITQKVHSDNGGREGKWVALSIILILLVSAVLLPYHKQQSTTAELAQHQIAVADIEQKSLGLIADLRLAHEEVRNLYFDALEQQVNVTDVDLTDSTVSQWVNIAELRDMWLPPFIEDKSWEFQGKHQWTLIAPATYQGIAQTHDGAKSLVLIAAHEEPEIWLDLNNNAAPMMASDTVISDQMLIDASWIQIAFEQSGSAPHGH